The Hevea brasiliensis isolate MT/VB/25A 57/8 chromosome 9, ASM3005281v1, whole genome shotgun sequence nucleotide sequence GTAATGACAATGCATAAACAGTGCCAATCATATGGCTCTCATTGAAAGAGTATCAAATAAAAGGATAGAGAGCATTAGGTGCGCTTCATCTTCATCAAGTGCTTGCGATGGAAGCAGATAAGGGTAAGGTATGTGTTACAGGAGGTACTGGATTTGTAGCTTCATGGTTGATCATGAGGCTTCTTCAGCATGGATACTCAGCCCACACCACCGTTAGACCTGGCCCAGGTAAGGTTTATCTCTTTcagagtttttttatttttttatttttttttatttttttattttttattttttttagggaAAAGATCACCAATAGTTCTCAGATCAAAGTCCAATAAAAGGGATaaaatttttactttttgatATTATGATCAGAACACAAAAGGGACGTTAGCTTCTTGACAAGCCTACCAGGAGCGTCCAAGAAACTCCAAATCTTCCAAGCTGATCTTAGTATCCCGGAAAGTTTTGAATCGGCCATTAAAGGGTGTATTGGTGTGTTTCACGTAGCCACTCCTGTTGATTTTGAAAACAAAGAACCTGAGGAAGTGATTGTAAAAAGAACAATTGATGGAACATTAGGGATCTTAAAGGCATGCTTGAACTCCAAGACAGTGAAGCGAGTTGTGTACACTTCCAGTGCATCAACAATTGTATTTAGTGACAAGGTTGTGGACACAATGGATGAGGGCTTTTGGAGTAATGTGGATTACATAAAGTCCATTAACTACTTTACTTTTGGTCCTTACATGATTTCCAAGACATCGACGGAGAAGATAGCTCTTGAATTTGCAGAAGAGCATGGATTGGACCTTGTGACAGTAATTCCTTCTTTTATTGTCGGTCCCTTTATTTGTCCTAAGTTCCCTGGCTCAGTGCACACATCAATGGCTATGATACTGGGTAAATTCCAAAACATTAAGAATTTATTTGCTGTTGCTATATCATAGAGTATCAAATCAAGTTTTATTAGACTTTTTGTTGACCTTgtatagctcaaaatgagcattgattttgatgataacaaaactcattcataaagaattcttgaagttgcatctaaagagaaaggatactcaaaggcatttcaagacaaatccaaaatgagaaaagaacaagactatgaaagccaagactcaaagaaaaggtatgaaaggcataatattagagattgagtcttaggtcttttgtgaaaagaataaatgagaatttagtcaaatgaagctcaaaaatgaaacgttattttctgattactttttctcatcataaccttggacactactattgaaacattttctaaggtctaaatcattttacattgcaagttgagacatgcagctgttgacttagtttgctaattagtttgctaaaatttttagtttgctaatgtgtttgctaaaaaattagtttactaaccagtttgcTGACTGCTACCAATATTTCATTAGTTTACTGattgatcagagctgctcaacttcgcacaaaaggacaaaataacagtCATTTTGTCTTggacagtgtgtataacgttccaaaagggtttcaaacggtctaaaatgatttggaactataaatacaccttctttacttcatttacacttgataaaagcttacatttgaacttcaatcttgatttttcattcattgctttcatttaagagctttaaagtctttgagctaccattggcaaatcaattcatctcttctttatagtttgatttgtattgagtaagagtgagtgttgaaatattaaattgcatttaagagaggttgtacaagtacctattgaagcttgagagagtaagtgcttgtgatagcaattgtgaaggtttcaagctaccttggtgaaagcttggtgttgaaaagttgtaaagggcttttggtctcttgccttcaaaagagcaaatagtagaGAGAAGACTTAAAGAggattctttgagagagtggatgtaggctagttaagccgaaccactataaaaatcgttgtgtttgatctctctaaccttgacctccttaTTTTTGTGCAATTTAGATTTTACTttctatacatgatattgaatattggttgaatagattgaattgataaaTTTGTAAACTTATTGAGTGAGTTGAGAAATTAGTTATCTATTATATGATGTATgctttgttagatattgccataaatattgattgaggcttgaattataacttaggaacacattgttgaaacaCGTATCACTATCATTTTATATAGAGAAGCATCTAGTTGAACAaagtcacaatttttcattaggctgcAAGAAAGagtcgaaaaattgttaaagtccaattcacccccctcttggactattttgggacaacacctttttttttttaacatcatCAAAGAATATGCAATACATAAAATTCTTTCACTTGATAAAATTAACATCATTCATTTAGGTGAGAGGGAGCAATATGGTCTTCTTCTCAATTTATCAATGGTGCACACAGATGATGTGGCTAGAGCACACATATTTCTATTTGAATATCCTGAAGCAAGAGGGAgatatatttgttcttcacacacCATAACCATTGAAGAGCTGTCTAAGTTTCTTTCAGCCAAGTATCCACAGTTCCCAATACCAACAGTGGAGTGAGTCATATTTTTTCTTCCCCATATATTATTCCTTTAACGCTGAAAGCGAAAAATTATAGTAAGAatgctaatttttatttttttgatagaTCTCTGAAGGGTATTGAAGGCTATAAAACCCCAGGAGTTTCTCCAAAGAAATTGTTGGACTCTGGTTTTGAATTCAAGTATGGATTAGATGAGATGTTTGACGAAGCTATCCAATGCTGCAAAGAGAAGGGCTATCTATAGTTCATTTTGCGAATGCAGAATTTGCTCTCCTAATTTCGATGTGTTTTATTGAATGCTTATGTATTAATGGCAAGTTTTATAGTGAACCAATGCAAGAGCTTGCCCTTGGAATCACATCGACGTCCAAGGGATGCAGACTGCAGAGGATTTTTGGTTCCATCAATCCAAGAAATCTGTGTCTAGAATCTTGAAGTAAGTTATTATATAATACAACGCTGCTTTGATGACAATTTCAAAGGGGAAAATTTTCGAGAATAACGACATTTGCATGAGTTGTTCCAGTAGTCCGACCATTTTTATATAGTATTGTGCAAATCAATACTAAATGACTATTAGAGCTCAAACGACCAATCGTATTGACCCTCAAAATTAGTGTTGTAATTCTTAACCCAATTTAGATAATATTGTTAAAGTAGTATATATTTAGGATTTAAATTTTCATTACCTATCCCTGTTtcactataaattaaaaaaataaatatgtgagagtttattttttaaattgataataaattgaatttagaTAAGAAATTcttattatgaaaaattatatgctaatttttttcttaatttttaatcatCAGTAAAATTCTGTTAAATAAAAAGCTGCTATAGAATTTGCTGTGCACAACGGAACGGGTCTAGTGACTTAGGTTCCTTCTCTCGTTGTCGGCTCTCGTTCAAGATTCTCTGGCCCAGTCTACTAGCCTTTTGGACAGTGCAATTGGTTGCCGGGTGGGCATGGGTGGTAGCTTTTGACTGCACTGGGCAGGGGTCGCTCCATATGTATACTCTTGAGGGAGGGTTTGGGCTTAGACACCATGTTTGTTTCAAAAAAATTCAGTACAGGATTAAAGAAATGCAAGAGACtacaaaaatttattttttactttatttttatacttgtcatatttcattaaaaattacATACTTTTAACTCTTTAATCAATATATTTtataactaataaattttaatttaattataatttctaaaattatgatatatttaatttaaatttcagttaaaattaaataaaaaaatttatattataggaTTATCACAACTCTTTATATATAACCATTCCAAtaagcatataaaataatttaatttcaaaagtggataaattttttaataaaaaaattgtagGTGtgggaatttaaatatgaatttatcgAGTGAAAAATATAATTTCAACTATTGaatcaaaaaaattattttcaataataaattttaatctatCATTAAAATTCTTGTCTTTAGAATGAGTTAGCTATGTATCAAAAATTCGTTACTAATCCATTGCTGATCAATGTTATTAGTGATGAATTTATTCTCTACCCCTATATTTatctataaaatttcatttttatcgCACACAATACTTTAAAGGGCTAATTACCAAAAGAAAATTCTAAAATTtgtcaaattttattattaaatgttgaagtttgcataattattaattaaattttcacatTTAATTAATATCTCAAATTGACTTAACAGTCAATAAATCGTTAGTGTACTTAATAAAAATTCTATATCAGCTACCATATCATCATTAGATAAGTTAAATCATAAACCTCAAATTAACCCTAACTTATCCACTATAAGAAATTCCTAAGTAACTCCTTGTTCAAAATTGATTCTTACTCTCTTTGTGCACTGATTCAATCCTAACATACATGCAAGTTGTTTTTTCTTCTCAAAACTTCTTCTAATCCACTTATTATCATGTCTGAAAGTGAAGGCTCAACTTACAAATCTAAGATCTTTCTCCTCATCTGTTCCTCTATTCTTCCCCCTTTCCTTTGTGTTTCCTTTCCAATTCTAAGTGCAATCGGGATCTGTATCCACACTTGTTGCCGCAGTCAGAgaaaaaaagagataaatgactAAAAATAGTTACACAATGTGAAGAATGATTATGTGATTGCAATCAATTAGTAGATGACGAAAAGGAAGTTGGACTTTTGCATAGGTATTTAGAAGATTAGTTAAGGCTTATTGAATTTGTGTATAAGTGTAGTGATGAATTagatagtgaaaaagagaaagatATAGCTCTAAATCAATATTTCAAAGCTCTTTTTTTGGGTTAATCGCtactgatttttaattttttttttaacttttaatttttttaaaaattcctTTTTGGTTTTTTAATTTGTGCAGATGTAAAAGAAACTTATCATTGAGAATTTTTGTGAATCTAGGATTtgtactaaaattttaattgttgggttttctttttttgtttaacTAGAATATGATTGGAATTCAAATTTTTTGAGTTGATGTTCTCACAATatttgatatggaaatgtgttctGTTTTTGTTCAAATTTTGTTTATATGGAGAGATTCTAATTTCTAAATTTACAATCCCAATGATTTTATTTGTAGAATTAGAATCTATGGTGACCTTTTATAATGGATAAGTTTGGGTTAATTTGGGGTTTATGATATACCTTCTCCCGTAATGATAAAATATACTAATAATTTATTGAGGATAAGGTTAATTTGAAACATCAATTAAATGCGATGATTTAATTAGTAATTATATgaactaattaaaaatttaatgaaaaatatatACTAACATTAAAGCtcactaaaaaaaaataatttttctatcaattaagaaaattataaaacttttttaacctataaaaatttaatatattttatctataaaacaaaaacaaaaattttaaagcaaagtaaaattaataaaacaaaaactatttaaatattacTATCGTAAAATAATAGAGCATCGAATGGGCTAATACGATGTCGTACACGTCAACTTGTAGGGCATCATTTGTCCATTTAGTGGCGCGAGGCACCTGCCTTCGGGCATGAATATAACGGCCTTTCAGTCAcgactcttttctctctcctcttttcaACACAACACAATTCTGCTTCGCCGAGACTCTCTCCTTTTTTGATTTGGGATCGATCTATAGATCATTTTGTTCTTTATCTTGCAAGGAAAACAAATCTGCAATGTCATTGGCCGATTCTGAATCTTCTTCTCATGGCGGAGAGCACAAATTCTTTCGTCAAGCTAGCCGCGAATGTAAGTTCCCACACATATTCATGAATTGTTATTCTGAATTTTAAGTTTATTGGCTGGATTAGTGGACTTGGAACTTTAGCTTTCCTTGATTTATTTCATGGTTAATAATTGCATCATCTAGAAAATGTACCTTTAGCTTATCTCAAGAAATTGACTTGCCTGGTGGCCTATATCTTATTTGAAATGTGTTTTCTTTCTGGCATATTCAGGTTTATTGAATGAAATGCTGGGATCAATAAGAACCGGGGATTCGAGATCGACCTGGAAGGTACGTTTAATGTAATAGTTATCTTCAAATTTCCGATCCCTTAAATTGCTTGTTGAAAATAGTGCTAAGATAGATATCCTTTATCTGTTCCCAGTGATATATATCTACTTAACTTTTTCAATGTTGCCTATGTTTCGCTTTAGTCAACCTTAACTGATTCTGTACAGGTACTTATCATGGATAAGGTTACAGTGAAAGTCATGTCTCATTCCTGTAAAATGTCGGATATCACAGACCAAGGAATTTCATGTAAGGATTGAAGTTAATTTACCAAGGAATTTCATGTAAGGATCAAAGTCAATTTACTTTGTTTTGTTGGCATCTCATATTTGCTGGTGCCTGGTGCAATACGAGCCAAGTTGGCTAAACAAAGGAAATGTGTATTGGTTCTGATTCTTTTAGGAAAGAAGATCTATAGTAGTTCTCAAATTGTTATTTGACATCTGTCTTCATTCGACTAATGGAGCATGCCCTTTCTCTTTGTTACTGTGTCAGTAGAGCTACAAATCACCGTTTTCAACACGTGCTGGTAATTGCTAATAGAATCTGATAGAGATTCTGCTTTTATTTCAGCGGTGGAAGGGCTTTTCAAGAGCAGGGAACCTTTACCTTCCATGGATGCTATATATTTTATCCAGCCATCAAAAGAAAAGTAATCTGTTTTAGTtttatttgataatgttgttTCTCCACTTACGTTTGAGTGAAAATGCACATGAAATGAAATATATTTCATATGCATGAAAATAATGCTTCCTTAATATTTACTTCATTAGTTTCCTAATTTCTCAAATCCCAGCCTTGACCATTAGACATGCCTACGTGGCAATTCCCAGGTTTTAGTTTATCCTGGTGGAATACTGTATTGAGAAAGTCATAGTCTTGAATGTTGGTATGTTGTATTTGGACCAATTTGTGCTCCAACTATATTGTGCCTGGTTAACAACACAGgcctattattttttatgattctCTATTTGGCCAGTTAAATTTCTTGACATATGGTTCAGTGAAATCAAGAAAAAGGACAGAAGAAGTAAAGCAAAATTTGCATTGGAAGTTTACTGTAAAATAAAGGGAACTaagtttttatatattatataatgaaAACAAGCCAGCCAAAACATGGATCATTTGACTTACAATTCAAGTAATATTCAAATGAATTTTGATggaaataaactaaactaattagttTTCCCCTTCTGTAATTTTTTGGACTTATTAAGGTGTCTGTTCCTTAGGTCTCTTAACCATTTAGGATGATGTATAACAGCTTTTGTGTTCAGAAAGAATACACCTAAGAAATTGCTTAATTTCAAATTGATTGCACTATATTTGTTTGGATTAGTTCTAGATGCACTTATAAGTGTTTGTTGGAATTTTCCCCTATTCGTTTCTCGCATGCTCTCTCTGTTTTTGGCATTTTTTGCTTAAATGCATCCACAGTTTCTCCTTGTCTTACATTTCCTGTGGAATTTTCTCCTTCTTAACGTTAGCTTATCTGATGAGGAGGTTTGGACCCATTTTAATTCTATCTTTTGCTAGCATGCAGTGTTGTCATGTTCTTGTCTGATGTGTCTGGAAGGGAGCCTTTATACGAAACGTATGTGAAAGATGATAGATTACCCAAATTGTAGCTTTATTTACTTGAATATATtatgtttatttcattttaaaaaaattctgATTATGTTTTTGAACCTTTGCCTTGCTTTCCAGAGCATTGGTTTTTTCAGTACACGGGTCCCAAAGGAATTAGTTAATCACATAAAGTCTGATACAAGTGTGTTACCTTGCATTGGTGCTTTGAGAGAGGTcaagatttaaaatttttttgcctTATTGATAGCTGAGAAATGAGAATAGACCATGGAATTCATTTTGTTtataattttcttcttccttgctaCTGTGCAGATGAATCTAGAATACTTTCCTTTAGACAGTCAGGTATGTAACTATATCTGGCCCTTTCCATCATGCCATTTTCTAGCGAGGGCTTTATCCTCATTTTGAATCTCCATGTCGAGTAAATATATCTTATAAAGCTTCTTTCTTGAAAATGCATGGATGAAgctcctttcttttattttctgcTCCAAAGTTAGCCTTTTCATAGTGAAAAGTTACCTTTAAAGATAAACAGATAGTATTTTTATCTTCATCTTATCCAGGTTTATTGAACTTGTTTGGTTTTAAGAAATATGTTAAGGAAATATTTGCTCCTTCAATTAGACTTACCTATAAAGCATCTCCAACCATTGTACTCCTATCCATTGCTCTATCTGTTGAAGAAATATGCGTTAAAAATATATTGTCCTCTGAGATCCATTAATGCAGGCTTTTGCAACTGACCATGAAGGAGCACTGCAAGAACTATATGGTGAAAATGCTGAGAACTCTCGCAAATTTGATGCTTGCTTGAAAGTGATGGCGACTCGAATTGCAACAGTTTTTGCTTCATTGAAGGTAAAGAATTTGAATTAGAAAATATTAAGATTATGGATATTTATGAAACTTTTTTAGAAATTTTACATTGTATCAATCTAGATAACCTGGCTTGTGGTTGATTTTACAGTACAAAGATATTTAAAAAGAGTGCTTACTTTTTCATtgggtttgatttataaatttcatTAATGGATAACAATTTATTCATTAGATTCTTGGATTTGCATCTTAAGAAACACTTGACTAACAGTTTCATGCAAATTGGCAACTGTGGGCTTTGCTCTTTATTTGGCTCTAGCTGGAAAATTGTTTGCCACAAGGTATTGGGCATGTAGTCTAGCTGCTTCCAATAATATCCAAAGTACATTATTACATTTTCTTTCTATGTTGAAATATCATCAGATGTGAATGGCTTtctattcttttattttcttttctatttgtTGAAATTAATTGTTTTCCTTGGATTTTCTTAGGAATTTCCCCATGTGTGGTACCGTGCTGCCAAGGCACCAGATACATCTGCAGTAACATTTCGTGATACAGTTCCTACAAAGCTTGCGGCTGCCGTGTGGAACAATATTTCAAAGTGTAAGTCCATTCCTAACTTTCCACAAACTGAGACTtgcaaattgctcatcctggatagaTCTGTTGATCAGGTTTACCAAAAACTTTCCTGTGACAACTCCTTTTCTTTAGTCtgtcattgaaaaaaaaaatgttgtgaTTTCATGGACTTGAATATTTCAGATTTCTCCTGTCATACATGAATGGACTTATGATGCCATGTGCCACGATTTACTGGATATGGATGGAAATAAATATGTGGTTGAGGTATGTATTCTTGTTTGACTTTTTTTATAGGGGTTTTAAGGATTTCCTTTTGATCATTTGTGTATTCTCGTGTGTGGGTGAAATATTTGTATGCAAGGTTCCTAGCAAAATGGGTGGTGAACCTGAGAAAAAGGAAGTGCTTCTAGAAGATAATGATCCAGTCTGGCTTGAGCTTCACCATGCTCACATAGCAGATGTATGGCATGTTTTTATATTATTCTGTTGAGAGAATTGAGTACGAATGCTGTCATCCTCTAAAAGCCCAATTGAAAGAACAGTATGGCCAAGTTTCATTCAATTATTTATATTCAAACTTTGGAGTTGGATATTTTCAATGTTGTACTTTTAGAGGTGGAGGGACAAGATATGGAATACTAATCCTCCagttgaaaagaaaaagaagaaaaatggtgCTGTAATGGCCAGAGTCTTAGCCAGCAGGGTGACATTGAATATTGGTGTATATTTAAGATATGTAGAGAGCCACCTAAACTCGTTTGAGATCGTTACTTAATTGAGATAATATCTAAGAAGTGAGGCAGGATGGATGGTTGAAGAAAATTTATCAGTTTCTGCATATGAATTTGCCTGACTCAAAAACTGTGATAGAAAATTGTGCCTGGACTTTGACAGCATATACAGCCAATGAAACATATAGTTATATATTAGCACAGAATTATACTGTCTTTGGTAGAACATGGATCAATGTAGCCAACCTCAATTGTTTTGGGACTAAGCCTTCATTAATAGTGAATGTTCTTGTTAAACGTGGCATCATTTACATTGTTAACGATGACCAAAATGAATATGGCAGGGAGCAAACTGTCATAAAAGATTATTAAGCAGCATCATGGGTTATGGAAAAATCTGGTCGTGAGACATGTTTTAAACTATTATTCTCTATGAAAATTTGTCTGTGTCCCTGATACTTATGGCctctttttataataaaatatataaaaaaaaaagcttgTTTTACATTGCTGCTCTTTTGGTGTGTCTTTTATTGTGACTTGAATAGAAAATCTGGATCATTCAAACACTGCTTCATCTCCATGGACTTCTGATGCTGAAATTCACTTTATGCAGAGATGGTGGTGAAATTTCGACAAGAGATATGCAGAAAATTGTTCAAGCTTTACCAAAATATAAGGAACAAGTTGACAAGCTCTCTCTTCATGTTGAggtttgcttcttcttcttcttattgaaGTTTCATTTTTCTTCTTGAAAGATATGGCTTTGCATTTACACAGAAAAATATGATTGACTCTAGCCATTCAAAGTGCAAATTGGCAAACCCAAAAAATGGGAAATTAAGTTCATATTTGGATGCTTTAGTAGTTTAGTTTTCCCCACAAGGTCACATGCACCGGATTAGGGAAAATACAAAAAGAAATAGGACACcaggaaaagaaaattttctctaTGATGTGCATATGAAGCTGGAATCTGGGATTTCAAAGGAAGTAGTCTGCCTGTGCAAGCTAAATTTTTCAAGAAGGGTTGTTAGGAATGGTTTGAAGGACTACTTCAGCATGATGCTACCCTTTTTGTTTTCTTAATTGATTATTTCAATGCAGATAGCTGGAAAAATTTACAAAATCATCAGAGAATTGGGGCTTTGAGAACTTGGGCAACTAGAGCAGGATCTACTTGCCACCTTGCTAATATAAGAGACACCCTTTTAATTGCTTGATATGATTTTGTGTTATGCTAACAACTTGTGCAGATGGAGTGGTCAGGGTATTTAAGTTGGATGATGCTTCAAGTAAAATTTCAAGTATGAACCTGAAGTCCTCTTTAGACATTATTCTATATTGTCTTTCTATTGATGATGCTAGTTGTTATCCCTGCCATTATgttcattatatattttattcttctgcagatttctGAGAATTAATTTACCTGGTGGAGGTCATCCAGTGGCAGTGGCCTTTTCTGATGATGCATCTTATGTACGTAGTAGTGGCTTCTGAAACTCACTCCAATGCATCTTTATATATGTACAGAGAAGAAAAGGCTAAACCCTCTAATGAATCTAAGCAGCAATCTAAGATTCCTCTACCAGAAATCAAATGGGAACTGACCATAGTTGGAATTGCTGCAACTTATGGAAGTGCTGATTGGGGTGCGATTATTGCCTCTTGTTCAGAGGGTATGTGCTGATGGGAACACCAAAGAGTGACATAGTTTGGTCAAGGAAGTCAAGAGGGAGAAGTTGTTAAAGATGCTTGAACCCTTGGCATAGCTCGGATGCTCAGTCAAGACACCTGATCATCAGATAGCTCAGATGCTTAGTCAAGGGACTTGAGCATCATATAGATCAAACATTCGGTTCGATGTCCAATGAAGCGTCTGCTAGATTTGGCTCAGCAATTTAGATAACTTGGATAACTAACCCGCGATGCTTGCCGGAAATCTGAGGATCACAATTGAACATCTTCAGATTCCAGGAAAAACCTCCAACAATCTTAAGGTGATAAATGTTGGAGAAACCCACAACTCTTTACagcattttattatttttctctcAATCTCTCAACCAAGTCACTGACTTTTTGGGTCGAAATGGCTGAGCAATAGGCCACAAACTTCACCTATTTTCTTTCTTGTGTCACATGCTCACATCACTTGTAAACTGGTCAAAGAAATTCATGGCAACATAAATAGCATTGCATATTTTGCTTTTGGATTTTAGGTAGATTTATGGGTTTCTAGTCCTGTTTCTTGCGTTGACAACTATATAATTATGATCATCATGATGAGATCCTTTAATTGATATTCAATAAGTTCAATACCATCTTGATGAGGATCCAAAGACTGTAACGGTGTTTCCAATTCCACTTCATGATTCACATGGTGCTACATTGCATTATGATCGACTCAGTTTACCCCTGATGGGAAGATACTGGCAGCAACCATTTGTTCAACGTTGCAGTGGTTGTGTGTGGAAACTGGGAAGGTTCTGGACACAGCTGACAAGGCCCATGATGGCATGTAATTGTGTTCTATCTTGGTATTTATGGATTTACTTTGTTTCTTTCTTCTTCCAACAACCATTTTAGCTTTCAATTGAATCATAAGTGGCATGCTTCTATCAAATCCTTGACACATCTATTAGTGAAACTTGCAGTAACATCATTATAAAATGCAGGTGAAATCACATGGATTGCGTGGGCTCTGAAGAGGATTACAATGGGTAATTCATCTTCAATAAATAGAGTTTGTCACTTAATTTTACCATATATAtgtttgattttaaaaattagagGATTTCAATTCTTGAACCTCTCGTGCCTCTATCCATCTAGGAAGAGATTCTGTATTCTAATCAAGACCTGATTTCGCAGGCAATGGATAGGCGTTTGTGTAGGCCACAGCCAGTGTTGACAATAAAGTGAAATTGCAGGCAGCTCCACCACTTCATTGAACCTAAAGGATaaaaaaatctaactaatttcaaTTCCAGGGCAAGGAGGTTCTGATCTTAATAGGCTGTGATCAGCCTTAGCTTCATGAGTTTTGAGCCTTACAATGGAATTGGATGGGTGAGGAAGGGTGAGAAATGAAAgggtaaaaaaggaaaaaaaaaatagaagggtaaaaaaaattttcatatttgggaaagagaaaattaataaaaagataAGAAGCGGTAATATGTATATTCTTTATATTTGAAAAGAAGTAGAAGAGATTTTTTTAAAGGTATAGAAATAGAAATATTTATAACTATTATTTCTTCATCTTTACTCTTAACaaaaattaagatttaaaaaataaaaaaataaaatttatccttaattttttttttaatctttcattaatttatttttttttaaataaaaataaaataattatttatcagtAAAGATAAAGTAGGGTGAAACAAACACGGCGGCACGATGCAGAACTCAATGCAGGATTGCGAATTTGAAATTAAGAAACAGGATTTTTGTATGGCTAGAGCTGCGTGATCTGACTGAA carries:
- the LOC110656234 gene encoding vestitone reductase isoform X4, yielding MEADKGKVCVTGGTGFVASWLIMRLLQHGYSAHTTVRPGPEHKRDVSFLTSLPGASKKLQIFQADLSIPESFESAIKGCIGVFHVATPVDFENKEPEEVIVKRTIDGTLGILKACLNSKTVKRVVYTSSASTIVFSDKVVDTMDEGFWSNVDYIKSINYFTFGPYMISKTSTEKIALEFAEEHGLDLVTVIPSFIVGPFICPKFPGSVHTSMAMILEKGYSKAFQDKSKMRKEQDYESQDSKKRSLKGIEGYKTPGVSPKKLLDSGFEFKYGLDEMFDEAIQCCKEKGYL
- the LOC110656234 gene encoding vestitone reductase isoform X1; this encodes MEADKGKVCVTGGTGFVASWLIMRLLQHGYSAHTTVRPGPEHKRDVSFLTSLPGASKKLQIFQADLSIPESFESAIKGCIGVFHVATPVDFENKEPEEVIVKRTIDGTLGILKACLNSKTVKRVVYTSSASTIVFSDKVVDTMDEGFWSNVDYIKSINYFTFGPYMISKTSTEKIALEFAEEHGLDLVTVIPSFIVGPFICPKFPGSVHTSMAMILGEREQYGLLLNLSMVHTDDVARAHIFLFEYPEARGRYICSSHTITIEELSKFLSAKYPQFPIPTVESLKGIEGYKTPGVSPKKLLDSGFEFKYGLDEMFDEAIQCCKEKGYL
- the LOC110656234 gene encoding vestitone reductase isoform X2, encoding MEADKGKVCVTGGTGFVASWLIMRLLQHGYSAHTTVRPGPEHKRDVSFLTSLPGASKKLQIFQADLSIPESFESAIKGCIGVFHVATPVDFENKEPEEVIVKRTIDGTLGILKACLNSKTVKRVVYTSSASTIVFSDKVVDTMDEGFWSNVDYIKSINYFTFGPYMISKTSTEKIALEFAEEHGLDLVTVIPSFIVGPFICPKFPGSVHTSMAMILGEREQYGLLLNLSMVHTDDVARAHIFLFEYPEARGRYICSSHTITIEELSKFLSAKSLKGIEGYKTPGVSPKKLLDSGFEFKYGLDEMFDEAIQCCKEKGYL
- the LOC110656234 gene encoding vestitone reductase isoform X3, coding for MEADKGKVCVTGGTGFVASWLIMRLLQHGYSAHTTVRPGPEHKRDVSFLTSLPGASKKLQIFQADLSIPESFESAIKGCIGVFHVATPVDFENKEPEEVIVKRTIDGTLGILKACLNSKTVKRVVYTSSASTIVFSDKVVDTMDEGFWSNVDYIKSINYFTFGPYMISKTSTEKIALEFAEEHGLDLVTVIPSFIVGPFICPKFPGSVHTSMAMILVASKEKGYSKAFQDKSKMRKEQDYESQDSKKRSLKGIEGYKTPGVSPKKLLDSGFEFKYGLDEMFDEAIQCCKEKGYL
- the LOC110656236 gene encoding protein transport Sec1a-like, whose product is MSLADSESSSHGGEHKFFRQASRECLLNEMLGSIRTGDSRSTWKVLIMDKVTVKVMSHSCKMSDITDQGISSVEGLFKSREPLPSMDAIYFIQPSKENVVMFLSDVSGREPLYETYSIGFFSTRVPKELVNHIKSDTSVLPCIGALREMNLEYFPLDSQAFATDHEGALQELYGENAENSRKFDACLKVMATRIATVFASLKEFPHVWYRAAKAPDTSAVTFRDTVPTKLAAAVWNNISKCKSIPNFPQTETCKLLILDRSVDQISPVIHEWTYDAMCHDLLDMDGNKYVVEVPSKMGGEPEKKEVLLEDNDPVWLELHHAHIADVWHVFILFC